From a region of the Zingiber officinale cultivar Zhangliang chromosome 4B, Zo_v1.1, whole genome shotgun sequence genome:
- the LOC121977222 gene encoding protein RGF1 INDUCIBLE TRANSCRIPTION FACTOR 1-like translates to MSPMLRSPTWLWPLLRTSFFTHCEVHGDSNKSECNMYCLDCTGDALCSYCLPEHNDHRCIRRSSYHNVIRVSEVSKLIDISSIQTYTINSAKIVFLNERPQQRAGKGVAAGCATCGRGLLDSFRFCSIGCKLEGMRTDPELTFAIRPKPRRELTRRSESDESTSPRRTTSSAPAAGGSSGGSSVSSETTGWRRPTSRRKGIPHRSPF, encoded by the exons ATGAGTCCAATGCTTCGATCGCCGACATGGCTGTGGCCGCTCCTGCGGACGAGCTTCTTCACGCACTGCGAAGTCCACGGCGACTCCAACAAGAGCGAGTGCAACATGTACTGCTTGGACTGCACCGGCGACGCGCTCTGCTCTTACTGCCTCCCGGAGCACAACGACCACCGATGC ATTCGGAGGTCGTCGTATCACAATGTGATCAGGGTGTCGGAAGTGTCGAAGCTGATCGACATCTCCTCGATCCAGACCTACACCATCAACAGCGCCAAGATCGTGTTCCTCAACGAGCGTCCGCAGCAGAGGGCCGGGAAGGGCGTCGCCGCCGGCTGCGCGACCTGCGGCCGCGGCCTCTTGGATTCCTTCCGCTTCTGCTCCATCGGCTGCAAG CTTGAAGGAATGCGGACGGACCCGGAGCTGACGTTCGCCATCCGCCCGAAACCCCGACGTGAGTTGACGCGCCGATCCGAATCCGACGAGTCGACGTCGCCGCGGAGGACGACATCGTCGGCGCCGGCCGCCGGTGGCAGCTCTGGCGGAAGTAGCGTTTCTTCGGAGACTACTGGTTGGCGGCGCCCGACGTCCCGGCGAAAAGGCATACCTCATCGATCTCCATTCTAA